The DNA region CCGACGGCTTGCCCGAGTTCGCCTTCATCGGACGCTCGAATGTAGGCAAGAGCTCACTGATCAACATGCTGACCTCAAAGAAAGGATTGGCTACCGTCTCAAGCACCCCCGGACGCACCCGCTTGCTCAATTTTTTCAACATCAACGCCAACCGCCCATGGCGACTCGTTGACCTTCCAGGCTACGGCTACGCCAAGGTCTCCGCCAAACAAAGGCATGAGTTCCACGACCTGGTTTCCGATTACCTGACCTCACGAGAAGAACTCACCTGCGTCGTGCAACTGGTAGACTCCAGACTGACGCCCCAAAAGATCGATCTCGAGTTCTCCCAATGGCTCATGGACTCCGAGATCCCGTTCATCCTCGTCTTCACCAAGACCGACAAATCCAAGAGCGGCAAAGTGAGCGCCAACATCACCGCATTTACAGACGCCATGTCCGAATGGTGCGAAGGGCTCCCCCGCATCTTCACCTGCTCTTCCAAAACCGGATCCGGCCGCACCCCGCTGCTCGAGTTCATCGATCAATGCCTGGAAGTCTCGTGACCTAACCACACCAAAGCTCCCCCGCCCCGAACCTTCACCCCTCAAATATTTTCTAGTCGCTATAATATTTTAAAAAAGTTTCATCTAATTGCCGAAATGACGCAACCCAATGGCGAGATCCCCTCGTTATTCATAATCAGGCAGTCGCAGCGAAAATCTCCGCTGCTGCCCTAACGTCATCCCTTAACCGCATTATGAAACTTCCCCATCCCCGCGCCACCAAGATCGGCGCTATCACATTGGTGTCATGCGCTGCCATGACTGTCAGCTCATGGGGTCTCTCCATCGGCGAGGCCGTCAACAAGGCTCTCTCGCGTGATCCCGCGATCAAACAAGCCGTAGCATCAATCTACCGCGCCGAAGGCTACTCGCGTGAGGTCAAAGCCGACTTCATGCCTCAGGTCAATATCGAAGGACAAGCTGGATGGGCAAAACGCGACCGAAGTATCGACGGCGTAGCCACCGGAGGTGACGATTTGTTCAGCCGCCGTATCGGAGTACGCGTTCGTCAGTTGCTCTTTGATTTCGGCTACCAGAAGAACCGTCTGCGGGACGCCCGCAAACGCGAAGAGGCCCAGGCCTATCTCGAGAAAGCCGTCCGCGATGCCATCGCACTGGAAACCGCCGCCGCCTACCTCGACGTAGTCGCCGCCCGTAAGGAACTCGCTCTGGCACACCGCAACCTCTCACTCCACAAGGAGATCGGAGAACTCGCCAAAGGCCGGACCAACTCCGTCGGTGACGATTCAGACGTCGAACTCTCCGCGGCACGGATCGAGTTGGCGGAAACCCTCGTGCTCGAGCGCGAACTGTCATTGGCCCAGGCCGAAGCCGCATTCGCCCGCTTCACCGGCATGGAGGCTCCCGCCAACATGTCCATGCCTCGCATCCCGAATATCACCAGCAAGTCGCAGATTGACCCTCGTGCCAACTGGCGCTACTCCGCGGTCACCACCCAGTACGCCGCTGCAATCCACCGTAAAAAGGCAAAGCAACGGAACAACTATCCCAAGTTCTTCCTCGAAGGCGGCGCATTCGTCGGTGAAGACGTTCTCGGCATTGAAGGACGCGACGACGAATACAACGCACTGCTGGTCATGAACTGGAGCGTATGGGACAGCGGCCGCAATAAAGGCGTCGTCCAACAAGCCCAAGGCGATATCGATGAACAAGCAGCCCTGATCGAAGAGACTCTGGTCAAACTCGAACAGGACATTCGCTCGACCTGGGAAGACCTCGCCACCCACCGCCAACGTATCAACGTTCTCAACGTCTACTCGGATAAGTTGAGCCGGACCGGCGATCTCTACCAGAATCAGTTCGACAACGGAAAGCGCCCACTTCTCAGCTTGCTGGATATCCGCAATGAGAAAATCTCTGCGGACACACGCATCGTTGATGAAGAAAAACAAGCTCGGATGCTCGCCTACGAACTCCTCGCTCTCGGCGGCAAACTCTCCACCTACTTTGACCCGGCTCAAGGAGGCAAAGGCGGAGTCGGCAAATAGCCGCGAAATTCTCCATCTCAACAGATTCCTCCAAGCGCCCGTGTAGCACCGCTGCACGGGCGCTTTTTTGTGTTCCACCCGTTCCTTCCAGCATCCCCCTCTTCAAAGCACCTTCCAGGGTATGCTTCAGCCTCTCTTTGGCGCTCCCTGCCAACAGCCCTTCCGCCGTAGTCATCCCCACATCGATCGCCCCTTGAAAAACCGCAAAGTAACGCGCCTGAAGTTATGGCTATTATTAAGCGTTCTAGAAATCACAAAACATCACAACCCTATCATTTACAACCACTTACAACCAACATAAGACATCCACACCCCATCCGCCACCCGCTGATCTCGTCAATTCCCCCCCCAGGCCATCTCATCACTCGAAAACAGGTCCCCTCAATGACCCCACACCGTTCGACGCCGAGAACGTTATTGAAGACAATCCGGGCATGCGGCTCCAGGCTCCACGCCAGAGGCTTTGCCGCATAATCACGAGCTCCGCCCGCTGGCATAGCCCCGAGTCGACAACCTCCAAAAATCACACCAAAAACACCGCTTTTTTAAAAAAGACACCCCCAAAACACACCACTCGCTTTAAATCTTGAAACCCCTGTTTAAAAACAGACGCTGAATCTGATTTTTTATATTGAATCAACTTCATCATAACCGATAGAGCGTCAATAGTTTGCGGCAGAGAGACAGCTCTTACTGAACTGGAATCCCCCTCACCAGCCGCAAATGATCAAGTCCCCCGTCTCGCGCGCTTTGGCGCTCGCTGTGAGTATCGCAACTTCTTTCACCACAGCGAGCGCGCTGGTGATCAGTGAAGGTGAGATCTACGGAAAAGGAGCCGCAACCCAAGAGCAGGCACAACAGCCTCAGTTTCCTCTCGCCGGCAATTCCGTCATGATCGCCCAAGGATCCGGAGTTTACCTTGGAGATGGTTGGGTGCTCACCAGCACACATGTGGGATGCGCCCCTGTAAGGTTTGCCAATGGCAACACGCTCGCCCCGGACAAGAACACTTGGAGTGTCTTGGAGTCCCGCAACGGAAAACCAAGCGACGTCGCGATCTTCCGGCTCGCAAAGTGGGAACAGTCAGACTTTCTCAAAGAGTTGCCAACCGTGCGCATCTCCCACGAAGCTCCAACCAAAGGCGACCGTGTCGTCCTCGCCGCTACCGGCTACGTGCAAAGCGGCGAGCGCAAACCACTTACCATCAACGGAGAGAAGATTGCCACACAAGGAGTCTACTTGAAGCAAGAGCGAGACTTCCTTTTCGGAGCCACCACCATCTCTCGAGTCCAGGAGAAGCTCGTGAAAACCAATGGAGGCTTGGAAACCGCATCGTTCGTGACCCGCTTTGGACGCGATGCCGGGGAAGCTCAGGCAACTGCAGGAGATTCCGGTGGAGCCGCCTTCCGCTTCAACGAAGCTACCCGTGAATGGGAAGTTGTCGGGGTCATCTTCGCCGTCTCACACCGCGCACGCTTCGTTCCCCACAGCGCCAAGACCTATATCGGATCGTTGGCGGACTACCGCGAGCAAGTGACCTCACTGACCAGTGAAAGCCGTCCCATCGCCACCACAGCGAGCACGGTGGACGCCAATGGCTAATCTCTAACGCATCCGAGGCCCATCCCAAGGAGCTCATCTCCTCGCCCCTATGCCATTTGAATGGTCAAATTGGCGGAATGACGGAGAGCTTTTCGAGTGAGGCAAGGCGCGAACCGCGATGCTACCAGGCTACCTGAGCGGTGAGCAACGCAGCATCACTCAGGACACGCCCGAATGGCATTAACTTAGTCCTCAGCGTCGTCAATTCCGCGCTGAAAGCGCGTCTCATAACAGCCTAGGGTCAGCGAGCCTCAGGCGAGCGCCACCCTAGGTAAATACGCCCACCAATCCCCGGCCGAGCGTGCGATACCGCCAAGGCGCAGCACCCTCCCCGATGGCCGCTCCCGACACGAACAGGCACCCTAAGTTAGTGCCATTCAGGACACGCCCAAGGCTCTCGCACTCAGCTGCGCATCGCACGCTTCATCCCTCCCTTTACTGCGGGTCTCGCTTGGCCTCCCCGGCTGGAGCAAGCTTCGACAGCTTCTCCAATGACGAAACCAACGTTTAGGAATGGTGCACCGCCCCTTATGGCGGAGGCCTGATTCCTGTTACCGGATGAAACCACTAAAACAGCTCTGGAACAACGTCGATGTTAGTCGTCACTATCTCCGACTTGTTCGGCTTGTTCGAATTCTATGGTTTGGTGTTGGTTTGGGTTGAACGCGACTTTCGCCATGGCCATCTAAGAAATCGATGGGCAAACCACATGATAGAGCCAACCACTGTAAAAATTAGCGGAATTGCTAGGGTGATCGTAGCTACGGTCGCAAGGAAAGCGCCTATTCCTGATCTCTCCACTCCCCATACGTGTATTTTGGTGACGCCGAAAGTTGCCAGCATACCGAATAATAAAACTACGACCGATATCGGTATTCCTATTGCTGTCCAAAGGTCAATCACGCAGCTCTTCCAACTGCTGCTCTGTCCATCTAAGGAAGAAAGAGCTTTGCGATAGGTTGTGAGGAGCTTCTTCATTTCTTGCCAAAAGGTGGGGGCTCAACATGCGACCTCCGTTTCGATTCATCCAATCGCCGACCGCACGAACTGCGGTCTTGCCTACTTCTCTCGCATCGCACGTTCCTTGGCTCGAGTGAATGGATTCAACAAATAGGCCAGCACCGTCTTCTGGCCGGTCAACACATCCACTTCCGCGATCATACCGGGCATCAGGTCGAGCTTCTCTCCGCGGCGGTCTTCCCCCAAGGTCGACTCTTTGGTTCGCACCTTGATCTGGTAAAAGCTATTGCCTTCTTCATCCGTGATCGTGTTGGCACTGATGTGCTCCACCGTGCCGTCCAGACCACCGTACACCGCAAAGTCGTAGGCAGTGAACTTCACTGTCGCCTCTTGCCCCGGACGAATGAACGCAATATCCGATGGGCTGATATTGGCTTCCACCACCAGCGTATCGTCCGCCGGCACAAGATCCATGATATCCACTCCACTTTGAATGACCCGCCCCACGGTATCGATATAGATCTCATTCACAGTGCCGCGCACGGGCGCACGAATGACCGTCCGGTCCAACCGGTCCTTGTCTCGTTTGATCGCATGCACCAAGGCGTCGTATTCCGCCTTATCCACGTCATACCCCTCCATCGCCTCGCGCTTGCGCCGCGTCTCCATGGTACTGAGTTGACCGTTTAAATCCGCCAGCTCCTTCTCCACCCGGATATACTCCAACACAGACACAGAGCCCATCCGCCGCGACTTATCGAGCACGGAAAGCTCTCGCTTCACCAACTTCAGCCGGTCTTCGAGTGCATCGCGCGTCTCATTGTAATCCGTCAGGCGCATCGCAAAGAGTTTGGTCTCATTCTCCACCAGGTCCTGCCGGATCCCCTCACGGAAAACCAGTTCTTCCTCACCCTCGGCCTCCGCCATCAAGCGGACCATCCGAGCCTCCAAGGCATCCTTCCTGGCCAGGTTCTCCTGGTAAGCCGCCTCGTAGATGTTGTCGCGAATGCGCAGCAGCACATCGCCCTCTTCCACCATCTGCCCCTCCTCCACATCGATAGACTCCAAAATACCGCCCTCGAGGCTCTGAATCACCTGCACCGAGGAGGACGGAATCACCCGACCGGTTCCCCGGCTCACCTCGTCAAGCTCGGCCCAGTTCGCCCACACCAAAAATGCTACCAACGCCACGATGGACACCAACAAAATGCCCCCACGCCAGCCCGAGGACTGCCTCTGCAACA from Sulfuriroseicoccus oceanibius includes:
- the yihA gene encoding ribosome biogenesis GTP-binding protein YihA/YsxC; amino-acid sequence: MKKGLPASFLTSAKALADCPADGLPEFAFIGRSNVGKSSLINMLTSKKGLATVSSTPGRTRLLNFFNINANRPWRLVDLPGYGYAKVSAKQRHEFHDLVSDYLTSREELTCVVQLVDSRLTPQKIDLEFSQWLMDSEIPFILVFTKTDKSKSGKVSANITAFTDAMSEWCEGLPRIFTCSSKTGSGRTPLLEFIDQCLEVS
- a CDS encoding TolC family protein: MKLPHPRATKIGAITLVSCAAMTVSSWGLSIGEAVNKALSRDPAIKQAVASIYRAEGYSREVKADFMPQVNIEGQAGWAKRDRSIDGVATGGDDLFSRRIGVRVRQLLFDFGYQKNRLRDARKREEAQAYLEKAVRDAIALETAAAYLDVVAARKELALAHRNLSLHKEIGELAKGRTNSVGDDSDVELSAARIELAETLVLERELSLAQAEAAFARFTGMEAPANMSMPRIPNITSKSQIDPRANWRYSAVTTQYAAAIHRKKAKQRNNYPKFFLEGGAFVGEDVLGIEGRDDEYNALLVMNWSVWDSGRNKGVVQQAQGDIDEQAALIEETLVKLEQDIRSTWEDLATHRQRINVLNVYSDKLSRTGDLYQNQFDNGKRPLLSLLDIRNEKISADTRIVDEEKQARMLAYELLALGGKLSTYFDPAQGGKGGVGK
- a CDS encoding trypsin-like peptidase domain-containing protein produces the protein MIKSPVSRALALAVSIATSFTTASALVISEGEIYGKGAATQEQAQQPQFPLAGNSVMIAQGSGVYLGDGWVLTSTHVGCAPVRFANGNTLAPDKNTWSVLESRNGKPSDVAIFRLAKWEQSDFLKELPTVRISHEAPTKGDRVVLAATGYVQSGERKPLTINGEKIATQGVYLKQERDFLFGATTISRVQEKLVKTNGGLETASFVTRFGRDAGEAQATAGDSGGAAFRFNEATREWEVVGVIFAVSHRARFVPHSAKTYIGSLADYREQVTSLTSESRPIATTASTVDANG
- a CDS encoding HlyD family type I secretion periplasmic adaptor subunit: MKKQSSMKNGKADPAAVLAKELELLAAKDSPVKVGGPQTPLQADDLDYVSDCQALLQRQSSGWRGGILLVSIVALVAFLVWANWAELDEVSRGTGRVIPSSSVQVIQSLEGGILESIDVEEGQMVEEGDVLLRIRDNIYEAAYQENLARKDALEARMVRLMAEAEGEEELVFREGIRQDLVENETKLFAMRLTDYNETRDALEDRLKLVKRELSVLDKSRRMGSVSVLEYIRVEKELADLNGQLSTMETRRKREAMEGYDVDKAEYDALVHAIKRDKDRLDRTVIRAPVRGTVNEIYIDTVGRVIQSGVDIMDLVPADDTLVVEANISPSDIAFIRPGQEATVKFTAYDFAVYGGLDGTVEHISANTITDEEGNSFYQIKVRTKESTLGEDRRGEKLDLMPGMIAEVDVLTGQKTVLAYLLNPFTRAKERAMREK